One Theropithecus gelada isolate Dixy chromosome 3, Tgel_1.0, whole genome shotgun sequence genomic window carries:
- the CLDN12 gene encoding claudin-12 has translation MGCRDVHAATVLSFLCGIASVAGLFAGTLLPNWRKLRLITFNRNEKNLTVYTGLWVKCARYDGSSDCLMYDTTWYSSVDQLDLRVLQFALPLSMLIAMGALLLCLIGMCNTAFRSSVPNIKLAKCLVNSAGCHLVAGLLFFLAGTVSLSPSIWVIFYNIHLNKKFEPVFSFDYAVYVTIASAGGLFMTSLILFIWYCTCKSLPSPFWQPLYSHPPSMHTYSQPYSARSRLSAIEIDIPVVSHTT, from the coding sequence ATGGGCTGTCGGGATGTCCACGCAGCCACAGTCCTTTCCTTCCTATGTGGAATCGCCTCAGTAGCAGGCCTCTTTGCAGGGACTCTGCTTCCCAACTGGAGAAAATTACGATTGATCACATTCAACAGAAACGAGAAGAACCTGACTGTTTACACAGGCCTGTGGGTGAAATGTGCCCGGTATGACGGGAGCAGTGACTGCCTGATGTACGACACTACTTGGTACTCATCAGTTGACCAGCTGGACCTGCGTGTCCTCCAGTTTGCCCTACCCCTCAGCATGTTGATCGCCATGGGTGCCCTGCTGCTCTGCCTGATTGGAATGTGCAACACTGCCTTCAGGTCCTCGGTGCCCAACATCAAACTGGCCAAGTGTCTGGTCAATAGTGCGGGTTGCCACCTGGTGGCTGGGCTGCTATTTTTCCTGGCAGGTACTGTGAGCCTCTCCCCATCTATCTGGGTCATCTTTTATAACATCCATCTGAACAAGAAGTTTGAGCCAGTCTTTTCATTTGACTATGCAGTGTATGTCACTATTGCTAGTGCTGGGGGCCTGTTTATGACTTCCCTTATACTGTTTATTTGGTATTGTACATGCAAATCTTTGCCTTCTCCTTTCTGGCAACCACTGTACTCCCATCCACCCAGTATGCATACTTACTCACAGCCCTATTCAGCACGCTCTCGCCTCTCTGCCATTGAAATTGACATTCCAGTTGTTTCACACACCACTTAA